In a genomic window of Helianthus annuus cultivar XRQ/B chromosome 10, HanXRQr2.0-SUNRISE, whole genome shotgun sequence:
- the LOC110882680 gene encoding uncharacterized protein LOC110882680, which yields MREFFAYRLQDRVDKFSVIHNAKRLFQQFVVDAYTMIKSERLFYIRRQQTHLRLESFQNIQNANNSGKKDMSKIGTRIFIPSSFTGGSRYMMQNYLDAMSLCKWFGYPDFFITITCNPKWPEVERFLKDTTIRPEDRPDILCRIFKMKLDSLTKDLKEGNLLGRVNSVVYTVEFQKRGLPHAHICVFMHPDSKILSVDQLDPIISAEIPDKAEDPELYKLVADYMIHGPCGALNMNSPCMVDRKCSKKFPKKFVNETCLDKKGFPVYRRRDSGHSVVKSRVNVDNRYVVPYSKVLLKRYQAHMLNGATNLVLSNICSIIRLPFHLPGQQNVVYGADDDIDEVLNKPSVASTMFLSWMKCNERFPEARELTYVEFPSKYVFKLNTRSWDVRKRHPSIGRIHSVFPSDGEAYYLRILLNKVKGPKSFEDIRTVNGTLYPTFRDACYALGLLDDDNEYIEAIKEASLYGTAMFLRTLFGTMLMSVLHYSDEDVKNLALLEIEKFLLRNNSSLKNYSTMPYPDHESISSSNNRLINEELSYDQNTMEDELNSILWNLLERTKVACFFFTDMVAQDEAPMIHKHAFEALDRTLKDILMPECSNSEALPFGGKVIVFGGDFRQILPVVPNGSRQDIVNASLNSSYIWNKCNLLIGEGKVGGRNDGEAVIDIPEELLITDSTNPIGSLINFVYPSILESFNDPNYFQERAILAPKNDVVHEINDTLLAMFPGDQKEYLSSDSICQSENVTDHIRHDVYPPTF from the exons ATGCGTGAGTTCTTTGCCTATAGATTACAAGATCGTGTCGATAAGTTTTCTGTTATCCATAATGCAAAACGACTTTTCCAGCAATTTGTTGTTGATGCTTACACTATGATAAAGAGTGAAAGGTTGTTTTACATACGGCGACAACAAACGCATTTGAGGTTAGAAAGTTTTCAGAATATACAGAATGCAAATAATTCTGGCAAAAAAGATATGTCAAAAATTGGAACACGTATCTTTATTCCATCCTCTTTCACTGGCGGTTCTCGATATATGATGCAAAATTACTTAGATGCAATGTCTTTGTGCAAATGGTTTGGGTACCCAGATTTTTTCATTACTATTACATGTAATCCAAAATGGCCGGAAGTTGAAAGGTTTTTAAAAGATACCACCATAAGGCCTGAAGATAGACCAGACATTTTGTGTCGAATTTTCAAGATGAAACTAGATTCTCTAACAAAAGACTTGAAAGAAGGCAACTTGTTGGGTAGAGTTAACTCTG TTGTCTATACTGTCGAATTCCAAAAACGCGGACTTCCTCATGCACACATATGTGTATTCATGCATCCAGATAGCAAGATACTATCGGTTGACCAACTAGATCCAATCATTTCTGCCGAAATTCCAGACAAAGCCGAAGATCCTGAGTTATATAAACTTGTGGCAGACTACATGATTCATGGTCCTTGTGGTGCTCTAAATATGAATTCTCCTTGCATGGTCGATCGTAAATGCTCCAAGAAGTTTCCTAAAAAATTTGTTAACGAAACATGCTTGGATAAGAAAGGATTTCCAGTTTATCGTAGAAGGGATTCTGGCCATTCTGTTGTTAAATCCCGTGTGAACGTAGACAATAGATATGTTGTTCCATATAGTAAAGTGCTGTTAAAAAGATACCAGGCGCATATGTTGAATGGTGCAACCAACTTGGTTCTATCAAATATTTGTTCAA TTATTCGACTTCCGTTTCATTTACCGGGCCAACAAAACGTAGTATATGGTGCAGACGATGACATTGACGAGGTTCTTAACAAACCATCTGTTGCTTCTACTATGTTCTTATCTTGGATGAAGTGTAATGAAAGATTTCCTGAGGCACGTGAGCTTACTTATGTTGAGTTTCcttcaaaatatgtttttaaattaAATACTCGCAGTTGGGATGTAAGGAAACGACATCCTTCAATTGGTAGGATTCATTCGGTGTTTCCTTCCGATGGTGAAGCATACTACCTAAGAATATTATTGAACAAAGTAAAGGGTCCAAAATCTTTTGAAGATATTCGTACTGTAAACGGTACTTTGTATCCAACTTTCAGGGACGCATGTTATGCGTTAGGGCTTTTGGATGATGACAACGAGTACATTGAAGCTATTAAAGAAGCCAGTTTGTATGGAACCGCTATGTTTTTACGGACGTTATTTGGGACAATGTTGATGTCTG TTTTACATTACTCTGACGAAGACGTTAAGAATTTGGCTTTGTTAGAGATTGAGAAATTCTTACTTCGTAATAACTCATCGCTGAAGAACTATTCAACTATGCCTTATCCTGATCACGAGTCTATTTCTTCTTCTAACAATCGGTTGATCAATGAGGAGTTATCTTATGACCAAAATACTATGGAAGATGAGTTGAATAGTAT ATTATGGAATCTGTTAGAACGAACAAAGGTGGCGTGTTTTTTCTTTACGGATATGGTGGCACAG GATGAGGCTCCAATGATTCATAAACATGCCTTTGAAGCATTGGATAGAACCTTAAAAGATATATTGATGCCTGAATGTTCAAATAGCGAAGCTTTACCATTTGGAGGAAAGGTAATTGTATTTGGTGGTGACTTTAGACAAATTCTTCCTGTTGTTCCTAATGGTTCTAGACAAGATATCGTCAACGCTTCATTGAATTCATCATATATATGGAACAAATGCAA TTTGCTAATTGGCGAGGGAAAAGTTGGTGGTCGCAACGACGGCGAAGCTGTTATTGATATACCTGAAGAACTGTTGATTACTGATTCCACTAACCCTATTGGTAGTCTGATCAACTTTGTGTATCCTTCGATACTTGAGTCTTTCAATgatccaaattattttcaagaaaGAGCGATACTTGCTCCTAAGAACGACGTTGTTCACGAGATAAATGATACCTTATTAGCAATGTTTCCTGGTGATCAAAAAGAGTATCTAAGTTCTGATTCTATCTGCCAATCGGAGAATGTAACTGACCATATTCGACACGATGTTTACCCCCCGACGTTCTAA